A single window of Rubripirellula lacrimiformis DNA harbors:
- a CDS encoding TolC family protein, with the protein MTFPSDAKRSPRLIPPRGLSSIGLRSPTLLFAILLVHILLVHVVLFSGRTQADDPSSVSEGAVDTMTFAQFLAITQDDLIDSSSGATSDDPSDPDSLPDPTGSAPTGSADPNADRPQADSDRYSDDALMLADVIASVYRSYPEILRARQQAGLTSGEMLSARGAYDTKFLTYSLSEPTGFYENYRNGLKLARQNWWGGYVEAGYRIGRGYYQPWYKERQTDDAGEFKLSIAQPLLQGRAIDPQRVAVFQAALAQQSVGPAIQQALLGVSLEATTTYWQWVASGAALQAQRELLQLAEERGQQYEVGVEAGKFAEIDLILNQQLIAERSTKVLETERKYRETNFKMGLYLRDDLGRPIVPDDQWVPRRFPDIQAPPPSDFQTDLAAALTRRPEPQILQYEIRGIQLDRQLANNQMLPRFEFIAEASQDMGEPATKSDDKGEFELVIGFTSEVPIQRRKARGKIQSTTAKIAQTNEKLRLVRDKIGVELRTAYNSLMLSGQIVDQAEVSLRTVIETLDRYRFAFDRGKIDLIYLNLLETKANETEIKLIEAQQNWFAALAQMQIALGLDPLEQAMTVSSLPPSQLPTSLNLQDPKDQPAEALLKDWGLHDQKARQQAD; encoded by the coding sequence ATGACCTTTCCATCCGACGCGAAACGAAGCCCACGGTTGATACCACCGCGGGGACTGTCGTCCATCGGCCTGCGGTCCCCGACTCTGCTGTTCGCTATTCTGCTGGTCCACATTCTGCTGGTCCACGTTGTCCTGTTTTCCGGTCGCACCCAGGCCGATGATCCATCGTCGGTTTCCGAGGGTGCGGTCGACACGATGACGTTTGCGCAGTTTTTGGCGATCACACAAGATGACCTGATCGATTCGTCGTCGGGCGCAACATCGGACGATCCTAGCGATCCCGATTCGTTGCCGGATCCGACGGGCTCCGCCCCAACCGGGTCGGCCGATCCAAACGCCGATCGTCCGCAAGCAGATTCCGATCGATACTCGGACGATGCGCTGATGCTTGCCGATGTCATCGCCAGTGTTTACAGGTCCTATCCAGAGATTCTACGCGCTCGCCAACAGGCTGGACTGACAAGCGGCGAGATGTTGTCGGCACGCGGCGCCTATGACACCAAGTTCTTGACGTACTCGCTTTCCGAGCCAACCGGGTTCTACGAAAACTACCGCAACGGCCTGAAACTGGCGCGCCAAAATTGGTGGGGTGGATATGTCGAAGCAGGCTATCGCATCGGACGCGGCTACTATCAACCCTGGTACAAAGAACGCCAAACCGATGACGCGGGCGAATTCAAACTGTCGATCGCACAACCGTTGTTGCAAGGCCGCGCCATCGACCCACAACGCGTGGCTGTTTTCCAAGCTGCATTGGCACAGCAATCCGTTGGCCCCGCCATTCAGCAAGCCCTGCTAGGTGTATCTCTAGAAGCGACGACGACCTATTGGCAGTGGGTCGCCTCGGGAGCGGCATTGCAAGCGCAGCGTGAACTGCTGCAACTAGCAGAAGAGCGCGGCCAGCAATACGAGGTCGGGGTGGAAGCAGGCAAGTTCGCCGAAATCGACCTGATTCTGAACCAGCAGTTGATCGCAGAACGATCGACCAAGGTGTTGGAAACCGAGCGTAAGTATCGCGAAACCAACTTCAAAATGGGCTTGTACCTGCGAGACGATTTGGGACGCCCGATCGTGCCTGACGATCAGTGGGTCCCACGACGCTTCCCCGACATTCAAGCTCCGCCGCCCAGCGACTTCCAAACGGACCTGGCCGCCGCATTGACGCGACGACCAGAACCACAAATCTTGCAGTATGAAATCCGTGGCATCCAACTCGATCGGCAACTCGCCAACAACCAAATGTTGCCGCGGTTCGAATTCATCGCCGAAGCATCGCAGGACATGGGCGAACCGGCGACGAAGTCGGATGATAAAGGTGAGTTCGAATTGGTGATCGGATTCACCAGCGAGGTCCCGATCCAACGACGCAAAGCACGCGGCAAAATCCAGTCGACGACGGCAAAGATCGCACAGACCAACGAAAAACTTCGCTTGGTTCGCGACAAGATCGGCGTCGAGCTGCGCACGGCTTACAACTCGCTGATGCTGTCCGGACAGATCGTCGATCAAGCCGAGGTTTCGTTGCGAACGGTCATCGAAACGCTGGATCGTTATCGGTTTGCCTTCGACCGAGGCAAGATCGACCTGATCTACCTGAACCTGCTGGAAACGAAAGCCAACGAGACCGAGATCAAGTTGATCGAAGCTCAACAGAATTGGTTCGCGGCGCTGGCACAGATGCAAATCGCACTGGGGTTGGATCCACTGGAACAGGCCATGACGGTGTCCTCCCTTCCGCCCAGCCAACTGCCCACCTCGCTGAATCTGCAGGACCCCAAAGATCAACCCGCCGAGGCGTTGCTGAAAGACTGGGGACTCCACGACCAAAAAGCACGCCAGCAAGCCGACTGA
- a CDS encoding PEP-CTERM sorting domain-containing protein (PEP-CTERM proteins occur, often in large numbers, in the proteomes of bacteria that also encode an exosortase, a predicted intramembrane cysteine proteinase. The presence of a PEP-CTERM domain at a protein's C-terminus predicts cleavage within the sorting domain, followed by covalent anchoring to some some component of the (usually Gram-negative) cell surface. Many PEP-CTERM proteins exhibit an unusual sequence composition that includes large numbers of potential glycosylation sites. Expression of one such protein has been shown restore the ability of a bacterium to form floc, a type of biofilm.), translating into MIRNKLVSGSDVNGASLDGYVDVNWGYAWELDPNTPAVAPGAGQTFDFYAAMFHEFTHALGFGSEISGTPAADRFDEGSTESGTPGSWSKWDEFLTDKSGAKLIDPNTQIVDATAFANAQTDGGLFAGPNAFLAFGSQPNLFDDPDQSHLDEATFSMPTKDMNFMMKPNRDYGPQEARTWSSLEIGILTDLGYSRVSAVPEPSTFAVILVGILAVETRRRRRVQVAS; encoded by the coding sequence GTGATCCGAAACAAGCTGGTCTCTGGCTCTGACGTCAACGGAGCGAGTTTGGATGGGTATGTGGACGTGAATTGGGGCTACGCCTGGGAACTTGACCCGAATACACCAGCAGTTGCCCCGGGTGCAGGCCAAACGTTCGACTTCTACGCCGCGATGTTCCACGAATTTACACACGCACTGGGCTTCGGCAGCGAGATTTCAGGTACTCCCGCGGCAGACCGGTTTGATGAAGGCAGTACGGAATCGGGAACGCCAGGTAGCTGGTCGAAATGGGATGAGTTCTTAACGGACAAAAGCGGTGCTAAGCTGATCGATCCAAACACCCAGATAGTCGACGCGACCGCATTCGCGAATGCACAGACCGACGGCGGCCTGTTCGCAGGCCCCAACGCCTTTCTGGCTTTCGGATCCCAACCGAACCTGTTTGACGACCCAGACCAAAGCCATCTGGATGAAGCGACATTTTCGATGCCCACGAAGGACATGAACTTCATGATGAAACCCAATCGTGACTACGGCCCGCAAGAAGCCCGAACATGGAGCAGCCTTGAAATCGGCATCCTGACGGATCTTGGCTATTCGCGAGTGAGTGCGGTCCCCGAGCCGAGCACGTTCGCGGTGATCTTGGTCGGCATCCTGGCTGTCGAAACACGTCGTCGACGACGCGTACAAGTGGCAAGCTAG
- a CDS encoding serine/threonine-protein kinase — protein MTDPTPSAFDSLLPEQMMVVNRYCDQFEQLWQQTRAASLSQFWNTVDRSDPDVARTLVEELVALDIQYRRRFGLPVQRGGYEDEFPSLAKSLVDTLIDGTVADQVAGNRFEPGHRIGDYVIEKLAGSGGMGQVYRARHSLMGRQVAIKLMQRHVYQDPVARKRFKREVQSLASLSHPNIVTAFDARDVDGEWCLVTEWVEGATLSAAVRARGPLPESEVIEIGIQAAQGLGYAHDAGVIHRDVKPSNLVIGSDGQVKILDLGIARLDWERDRDSSTDPLTQSHHMMGTAEFLAPEQARSPQQAGVSSDIYSLGCTLFFLISGRLPYTGDSPIDVILKHADSPTPALSDLSSAARVSDRISRLVHRMMDKDPANRPASMADVVSELSGYHAAGSDPDRSRSAGRRGRLARRLSVAVAACGVIGLGGWWVAPQSPSAWTAGHRDESAVRFNGRGSYAIVPEFDVPVGDDAMIEVVVTPRMGAVPANIVTWTGSESLILFTANGQKWGVASLRDGESTLVVSNQQIVFGKTSVVAAQRRGTDLKLWLDGEPISTRPLEYRIQSSDPVLCFGGVPRDLFPGESNGRFFAGDLRRIRLSKSPLPRPAQTIEDLTSLESTVALFDFHEGAGRATTDRTPFRWRASLIEAAWAK, from the coding sequence GTGACTGACCCAACACCTTCGGCATTCGATTCTTTGTTGCCTGAACAGATGATGGTCGTCAATCGTTACTGCGACCAGTTTGAACAACTGTGGCAACAGACACGCGCGGCTTCGCTGTCGCAGTTTTGGAATACCGTCGATCGCAGCGATCCGGACGTGGCTAGGACGTTGGTCGAAGAACTGGTCGCACTTGATATCCAGTACCGACGTAGGTTTGGGTTGCCGGTTCAGCGGGGCGGCTATGAAGATGAATTTCCGTCCCTGGCGAAATCTTTGGTGGACACTCTTATCGATGGGACCGTTGCGGATCAGGTTGCCGGGAACCGGTTTGAACCCGGCCACCGCATTGGCGACTATGTGATCGAGAAGTTGGCCGGCAGCGGCGGTATGGGGCAAGTCTATCGGGCCCGGCACAGCCTGATGGGGCGTCAGGTTGCGATCAAGTTGATGCAGCGGCATGTCTATCAAGATCCGGTGGCACGAAAACGATTCAAACGCGAGGTTCAGTCGCTGGCATCGTTGTCGCATCCAAATATCGTCACCGCTTTTGATGCGCGAGACGTCGACGGTGAATGGTGCCTGGTAACCGAATGGGTCGAAGGGGCAACCCTTTCGGCCGCGGTTCGTGCACGCGGGCCGTTGCCTGAATCCGAAGTCATCGAGATTGGAATTCAAGCGGCGCAGGGTTTGGGATACGCACACGATGCGGGCGTGATTCACCGAGATGTAAAGCCTAGCAATCTTGTGATCGGATCGGATGGGCAAGTCAAAATCCTTGACCTGGGAATCGCTCGACTGGATTGGGAACGGGATCGCGATTCGTCAACCGATCCGCTGACGCAGTCGCATCACATGATGGGCACCGCAGAGTTTCTTGCGCCGGAACAGGCTCGGTCACCGCAACAAGCAGGCGTCTCCAGCGACATCTATAGCCTTGGATGTACGCTTTTCTTTCTGATCAGTGGGCGTCTTCCCTACACGGGCGATTCACCGATCGATGTGATCTTGAAGCACGCCGATTCGCCAACGCCTGCTCTATCGGACCTCTCGTCTGCGGCCCGCGTCTCCGACCGAATCAGTCGACTTGTTCATCGCATGATGGACAAAGATCCGGCCAACCGACCGGCTTCGATGGCCGACGTCGTCAGCGAACTGTCGGGTTACCACGCTGCCGGATCGGATCCAGATCGATCACGCAGTGCAGGTCGCCGCGGACGACTTGCACGTCGTCTGTCCGTGGCTGTCGCAGCCTGTGGGGTGATCGGGTTGGGGGGGTGGTGGGTTGCACCGCAGTCGCCGTCTGCCTGGACGGCCGGCCATCGGGATGAATCGGCAGTCCGTTTCAATGGCCGCGGCAGTTACGCAATCGTTCCCGAATTTGATGTTCCCGTCGGCGATGACGCGATGATCGAAGTCGTGGTGACACCACGCATGGGGGCAGTGCCTGCGAATATCGTTACCTGGACAGGTTCCGAAAGCTTGATCTTGTTCACCGCAAACGGACAAAAATGGGGCGTTGCATCGCTGCGTGACGGTGAATCGACTCTGGTGGTTTCTAATCAGCAAATCGTGTTCGGCAAGACCAGCGTTGTTGCGGCGCAGCGGCGAGGGACGGATTTGAAACTTTGGTTAGACGGGGAACCGATCAGCACCCGGCCGCTAGAGTATCGGATTCAATCCAGCGATCCGGTTCTGTGTTTTGGTGGTGTTCCCAGGGATCTGTTTCCGGGGGAAAGCAATGGGCGGTTTTTCGCAGGGGACCTGCGCCGCATTCGCCTTTCCAAGTCACCGTTGCCCCGGCCGGCGCAGACGATCGAAGACCTAACGAGTTTGGAATCGACGGTCGCGCTGTTCGACTTTCACGAGGGTGCGGGGCGGGCAACTACGGATCGCACGCCGTTTCGCTGGAGAGCGAGTTTGATCGAAGCCGCTTGGGCCAAATAG
- a CDS encoding ECF-type sigma factor has protein sequence MTDTTVADAFANDPNLDDLAFSDWHAKLRKGDPEFTSQLWDLYFQRMVRLARQRLVGASTAGRDEEDVALSAFKSFCLGVRSGRISIDPDDVNLWPLLVTITLNKAVDQIRYENRIKRNPPGSPAGGGTQPAIEQLRSCEPSPANLAAASETFDSLLDCLRQTQDDDLQIIAIRSIEGNSAGEIAELLGCSPRTVQRKLKTIQAIWEARFHRD, from the coding sequence TTGACGGATACGACCGTGGCGGATGCCTTCGCGAACGATCCGAACCTCGACGATCTCGCATTTTCGGATTGGCATGCCAAGCTGCGAAAAGGTGATCCCGAGTTCACGTCCCAACTTTGGGATCTGTACTTTCAACGGATGGTGCGATTGGCTCGGCAACGCTTGGTCGGCGCTTCCACCGCAGGTCGAGACGAAGAAGACGTTGCCCTTAGCGCGTTCAAAAGTTTTTGTCTCGGCGTACGCTCCGGTCGCATTTCGATTGATCCAGACGATGTCAATCTATGGCCGCTGCTGGTCACGATCACTCTGAACAAAGCCGTCGACCAAATTCGATACGAGAATCGGATCAAGCGGAATCCACCCGGCAGCCCGGCCGGTGGTGGAACCCAACCGGCGATCGAGCAACTGCGCAGCTGCGAACCGTCGCCGGCAAACCTAGCGGCCGCATCGGAGACGTTCGATAGCCTGCTGGATTGCTTGCGGCAAACGCAAGACGATGATTTGCAGATCATTGCCATCCGAAGCATCGAAGGGAACTCGGCGGGCGAGATTGCAGAATTGTTGGGCTGTTCGCCGCGCACGGTCCAACGCAAGTTGAAAACCATCCAAGCGATCTGGGAGGCACGGTTCCATCGTGACTGA